Below is a window of Gossypium hirsutum isolate 1008001.06 chromosome A12, Gossypium_hirsutum_v2.1, whole genome shotgun sequence DNA.
GGAAAGGATGGTTCAATGTTTTAGGTATCTTATCACTGCAAAATTCATGAAGAAAGAAGCCACAACTTTTACAACCGTAGAAAATGCCCGTCAGGGGCTTGTCACACCAACGACAATTATAATCATGTTCTCCCTCATTGCTATGCTTGTAGAGGATCAGCGGGTGGATATGGCAGTAATGCTGCATTATCTGTTTCTCCCTATCTGCATTGGATCTCTGCCTCTTCTTCCTAGCTACATGATCATCACTGCTTGCAAAAGCGCAAACTAAATCGAGCTCGAAGGGGCACCGACAACACCTGTAATTGGTGCCCGAAGAAATCTTCAAACATAAATCACAGGTAAATGGTGCGGCAGGACCAGACCAATCTAACATAAGATGGTGGTGTGAGTGGAGAGGATGTGTAATCTCTCGAGGCAGATATTGTATGGCTTTGGCGCACAATTCATGCAACCAGAGTTCGCAGCTTACACATGGATAGGCTGCACCACAGATTTTCTCCGTGCATTTCTCACACCAGTTATCATCTGTCTCATCATCGAGACAATGATAGCCCATTGAATGCTCATGACTGGCAAGTTTGATCTCCATATCTCAAACAAAGATAAGATTAAATGATAAAAGATAATATGGGAAGAAAACATTTGTTttctaattaatatatatatatatatgtaggtatTAATAGACACTTCAGTTTCAATCTTTAGTATTACTTTCATCTTTGATAATATGCCATTTATTGAAAGAAATATAgctttcaaataattatttattaatttattggtGATGTATCTTAATATTgttcataataatataaaaacctgtcagttaattaaatataaactatCATTTCTTTCTACTATTGTAATTTACTAGAATTAGCCAGGACGCCAATAACTTTTTGAACTAATGATAAAAAGTATTAGGTTGTATGTGTAAAAGTTTGAGTTTAATTCTAAACAATCTTATTCcatactttaattattaaaaaaatgattagtGTCTgaaagttattttattaattatgggttaaaaaatttataatttttttatatagtagaaaatatatattttttaataatagatACTATcaactttttataatattaatatttaaatatactaTGTAACAGAGTGCGAATCATTAGAACTCAAATATGctaaataatttaaatgtaaattaCCTAGCAATTCCATCCTGCATTTTGCTTACCTAGAGATGGAGGAATTTCTTGTTGATGACACACAAGGAACCAACTTTTTCaagtataaaaataagttttttctattattataaatatttaattaaataattaatttaatgtctAACTCAATTATAACTAactcatcaaaataaatatgagAGGAAATCACtcataaattacaaaattaatatttgaatttaagcattcaaagtatttaaaataataattaaataatttttacttAGGAAACcttatttgtattaaaaaaaacttttaactaatatatatatatatataaaaggaagagGTTCAATTACATCGATAAATATAAATgaagaaaatattgataattaaaaaGTACAagtagtttttttaaatttaattttgaattttaagatAATAAATATTCACTTTGTGTTTAGAGTACATagtttttacacatatatatgtgATAGAGTTTTTAGtttaagataatattttatataattatttttacttttacttttttttcttttttttaactgaATTAATTTTCAGTTAACTCaattaaaattatagaaatgaataattttatgatataataactaatttatattttttagaattaaaatatattagGTTGGATTTTAAAGTAGGCATATTTCCCATCatacaagaaaataatattattttatgatttatcacAAAGAAAGTAACATATATTCTTTTTAAAGGCAAAtggcatatttttattttgggtagtACACAACGTTAAGGAATGTATCTTTTTCCTTTTGCTTTTTTGGAATGATTCTATTGTTTGATAATATATCTACTTGTTTAATTAgtatgaaacttttttttttaatatggcaAGGTTTATtgggatttaacttaagtttttATGCTTCATTTTGCTCAAAATTCTCATATATCATGTCAGAGGCGATTCtaggggggctggcatgggccccgacccctcctaaaatgaaaaattgctatttaggctctctaaatttttttaaaattttaaattaataaaggtaaaattacactttgcccccctaaaattataaaaatttgatttaatcctttaaaaattataaagatataaactataaaatattaaaatttcatttgacCCCTTAAAAAATTGTTCTGGTTTCACCCCTATATCATGTTAACTTATTATTAGACCATAATATGGATAAGGATAAATATGCTAGTTGTCAAGTACTACTAACTTCTATTTGGTATAATATACCACTCCTTACACTAACAACCAATAAAAATGAAGTTTGGGACCAAACATAGGATCATAAgataatctctctctctctctatcttATCTTCTTCACTAAGTTGAGATATTTTTACTCTCTCCATAACCATGGATCCTTGATTGACTTAAGCATCGGAGAGTGATTGGAGTACCAACTCCAATGCCtcttaatttatcctttaatCTTGTAGATCGAATTAAGCCCTTCGAAGCACCTCAACAGGCCTAATCCATATTAGCTAAAAAAAGACTAGTATTTGATGTTGTCTATTGGAATTGAACAAAAATCCATGGTTCAATTTTCCCAACTAATCATGCTTcgattttttcataaaattttcaagctcCACTTCATCTATTAGAGATATTATAAAGTTgcattttttgagtttttttttttgcaacttCTTCAATTTTGGGTTTCATAAAACTGCCATTTTGAGTTTCTTAGAGCCCTTTAATGTTGTTGTTGGATTTTGGTGCCTAAGTGTAGTATTTCCattaagtacacttgtaatttttcgaatagattggttaataaagttaatcatgaattatattaatattttgtttaattgtcCTCATATAATTTTTGCACGTAaaacaaatgttgctcattggttgtttgatgtttaactaatactaagcaatatTATGTGGTCGGATAGTAATACAGAATGACgaattatattagtagacgaaatgtctttagtctaataaaaaaatgagtaaaccgattgaaagactaatatgtcgacTATCAAGTCTAATTTGGGAGATACTTTGTCTTGGGCAACGGAGTAGATAACTCCCAAAAGATAAAGACACAGATGAGACTGACTGGACttctaacacccctaacccatgtcTGTCGtcaaaacagggttacagagcattactggagtttacagaataaatacagttaattcatgtcatttactattcatactCGAAACCATTCATAATTAATCATATTGTCCTTTAAATAGACCTTCGAGGGCCAATTTATGCGTtaaaaacaagtcgggactatattggaaactcagagaatttttcatgaaattccaaaatttttcttaagtacaagggtcacacacccatgtaggtgggccgtgtggctcacacggccaaatgACCCGCCAGTGTCCCGGCCCGTGTCC
It encodes the following:
- the LOC121210965 gene encoding uncharacterized protein, with protein sequence MEIKLASHEHSMGYHCLDDETDDNWCEKCTEKICGAAYPCVSCELWLHELCAKAIQYLPREITHPLHSHHHLMLDWSGPAAPFTCDLCLKISSGTNYRCCRCPFELDLVCAFASSDDHVARKKRQRSNADREKQIMQHYCHIHPLILYKHSNEGEHDYNCRWCDKPLTGIFYGCKSCGFFLHEFCSDKIPKTLNHPFHPSHPLRLDFVDATCNACTQWIGTSKDFSTAAYGCQICNFNLDFGCAKLLPTLKHESHNHCLTYVGPTFRDPIHKYHFQCSSCRELCLDTFYRCVQCDLNLHLKCVPVPPLAKHRYHRHPLLLNQPVREDEIGEYYCDICEKERDPTHEVYYCQKCTYIAHIECVLNQVAPFL